One window of Nocardia sp. NBC_00508 genomic DNA carries:
- a CDS encoding tetratricopeptide repeat protein, with the protein MSGAVDLSSLKQPASGAGGAAGDYAVSEADFETKVLRRSMQVPVVVVLYSQRSPGSVELVRTLEHLVAADGGTWELATVEAEANMRIAQALRVQGIPTVIAIAAGQPLADFEGAQPEPQVRQWLNAVVDAVAGKLEGGAAPQQPAEDPRFVAAETALERGDLAGAEAAYEAILAAEPGNEEAKSALRQLRFLARAQELPESAIATADADPSDVDAAIAAADLELFQQQPEAAFDRLIGVVKRTSGDERTKARTRLLELFELFDQAEPFVVAARRKLAAALY; encoded by the coding sequence ATGTCCGGCGCGGTCGATCTGTCCAGCCTGAAGCAGCCCGCGAGTGGCGCGGGCGGTGCGGCCGGCGACTACGCGGTGTCCGAGGCGGATTTCGAGACCAAGGTCCTACGCCGCTCGATGCAGGTGCCCGTGGTGGTCGTGCTGTACTCGCAGCGCAGCCCCGGCAGCGTCGAACTGGTTCGGACGCTGGAGCATCTGGTGGCCGCCGACGGCGGCACCTGGGAGCTGGCCACGGTCGAGGCCGAGGCCAACATGCGCATCGCCCAGGCGCTGCGCGTGCAGGGCATCCCGACGGTGATCGCGATCGCGGCCGGGCAGCCGCTGGCCGACTTCGAGGGCGCCCAGCCGGAGCCGCAGGTGCGGCAGTGGCTGAACGCGGTGGTCGACGCGGTGGCGGGCAAGCTGGAGGGTGGCGCGGCGCCGCAGCAGCCCGCCGAAGACCCGCGCTTCGTTGCGGCCGAGACGGCGCTGGAGCGGGGCGACCTGGCCGGTGCCGAGGCGGCCTACGAGGCCATCCTCGCCGCGGAGCCGGGCAATGAGGAGGCCAAGAGCGCGCTGCGCCAGCTCCGGTTCCTCGCCCGCGCACAGGAGCTGCCCGAGTCGGCCATCGCGACCGCGGACGCCGATCCGTCCGATGTCGACGCCGCGATCGCCGCCGCCGACCTGGAACTGTTCCAGCAGCAACCCGAGGCGGCCTTCGACCGGCTGATCGGCGTGGTCAAGCGCACGTCGGGAGATGAGCGCACGAAAGCGCGCACGCGTCTGCTGGAGCTGTTCGAGCTGTTCGACCAGGCCGAGCCGTTCGTCGTCGCGGCGCGCCGCAAGCTGGCCGCCGCTCTGTACTGA
- a CDS encoding DUF3817 domain-containing protein has product MGNVFDLSTVAKRFRFIAVLEAISWVLLIIGMVFKRIPEPVMWPVKVFGMTHGIVFVLFVIAAIVAARELGWNAKTTILALASSIPPFCTVLFEVWAVRAGQLGELSNGISAESAAPASATS; this is encoded by the coding sequence ATGGGCAATGTCTTCGACCTGAGCACGGTGGCCAAACGGTTTCGGTTTATCGCGGTACTGGAGGCGATCTCCTGGGTCCTGCTGATCATCGGGATGGTGTTCAAGCGGATTCCCGAGCCGGTGATGTGGCCGGTCAAGGTGTTCGGCATGACGCACGGGATCGTTTTCGTGCTGTTTGTGATCGCCGCGATCGTGGCGGCGCGCGAGCTGGGCTGGAACGCCAAGACCACCATCCTCGCGCTGGCGTCGAGCATTCCGCCGTTCTGCACGGTGCTGTTCGAGGTGTGGGCGGTGCGTGCGGGGCAGCTGGGTGAGCTGAGCAACGGCATTTCGGCCGAGTCCGCGGCGCCCGCGTCGGCCACGTCGTGA
- a CDS encoding acetyl-CoA C-acetyltransferase, with amino-acid sequence MTTSVIVSGARTPVGRLLGGLKDFSGSDLGGFAIKAALEKGGVAPDQIDYVIMGQVLTAGAGQIPARQAAAAAGIPMDVPALTLNKVCLSGINAIALADQLIRAGEYEIVVAGGQESMSQAPHLLEKSREGFKYGDVTLRDHMAYDGLHDIFTDQAMGALTEQRNETDRISRADQDAFAAASHQRAAAAWKNGVFDDEVVPVAVPQRKGDPVMVSADEGIRADTTVESLAKLRPAFRKDGTITAGTASQISDGAAAVVVMSKEKAQSLGLSWIAEIGAAGVVAGPDSTLQDQPANAIAKACAREGISPADLDLVEINEAFAAVGIASTRTLGIDPEKVNVNGGAIAIGHPLGMSGARILLHLVLELKRRGGGVGAAALCGGGGQGDALIVRV; translated from the coding sequence GTGACCACTTCCGTGATCGTCTCCGGTGCGCGTACCCCGGTCGGCCGGCTGCTCGGGGGCCTGAAGGACTTCAGCGGGTCCGATCTGGGCGGTTTCGCCATCAAGGCGGCGCTGGAGAAGGGCGGCGTCGCGCCCGACCAGATCGACTACGTGATCATGGGCCAGGTGCTCACCGCTGGCGCGGGCCAGATCCCGGCCCGCCAGGCTGCGGCTGCCGCGGGCATTCCGATGGACGTGCCCGCGTTGACGCTGAACAAGGTCTGCCTGTCCGGCATCAACGCGATCGCCTTGGCCGACCAGTTGATCCGGGCCGGCGAGTACGAGATCGTCGTCGCGGGTGGCCAGGAGTCCATGAGCCAGGCGCCGCATCTGCTCGAAAAGAGCCGCGAGGGCTTCAAATACGGTGACGTGACCCTGCGTGACCACATGGCCTACGACGGTCTGCACGACATCTTCACCGATCAGGCGATGGGTGCGCTCACCGAACAGCGCAACGAGACCGATCGGATCAGCCGTGCGGACCAGGACGCGTTCGCGGCGGCTTCGCACCAGCGAGCGGCGGCCGCGTGGAAGAACGGCGTCTTCGACGACGAGGTGGTCCCGGTCGCGGTGCCGCAGCGCAAGGGCGATCCGGTCATGGTCAGCGCCGACGAGGGCATCCGCGCGGACACCACGGTCGAGTCGCTGGCGAAGCTGCGCCCCGCGTTCCGCAAGGACGGCACGATCACTGCGGGCACCGCCTCGCAGATCTCCGACGGCGCCGCCGCCGTCGTGGTGATGAGCAAGGAGAAGGCGCAATCTCTCGGTCTGAGCTGGATCGCCGAGATCGGCGCCGCGGGCGTGGTCGCGGGCCCGGACTCGACCCTGCAGGACCAGCCCGCCAACGCCATTGCCAAGGCGTGCGCCCGTGAAGGCATCTCCCCCGCCGACCTGGACCTGGTGGAGATCAACGAGGCTTTCGCGGCGGTCGGCATCGCCTCCACCCGCACGCTGGGCATCGACCCGGAGAAGGTGAACGTCAACGGCGGCGCGATCGCCATCGGCCATCCGCTGGGGATGTCGGGTGCGCGCATCCTGCTGCACCTGGTGCTTGAGCTCAAGCGCCGTGGCGGCGGTGTCGGCGCGGCCGCGCTCTGCGGAGGCGGTGGTCAGGGTGACGCTCTGATCGTCCGCGTCTGA
- the mce gene encoding methylmalonyl-CoA epimerase has protein sequence MSTVTDQSSFIPADYVTAVDHVGIAVPDLDTAVAWYAEHLGMVETHREVNESQGVHEAMLSLPGAPDRATALQLLAPLSAESTIAKFIDRNGPGLQQLAYRVTDIDAVSAYLRAKGLRLLYEAARPGTADSRINFIHPKDAGGVLIELVEPNANVTH, from the coding sequence GTGAGCACCGTTACGGATCAGTCATCTTTCATCCCGGCGGACTACGTGACCGCGGTCGACCACGTCGGCATCGCGGTGCCCGACCTGGACACCGCGGTGGCCTGGTACGCCGAGCACCTGGGCATGGTCGAGACCCATCGCGAGGTGAACGAGTCGCAGGGCGTGCACGAGGCGATGCTGTCGCTGCCCGGCGCACCCGATCGCGCGACCGCCCTGCAATTGCTGGCCCCGCTCAGCGCGGAGTCCACCATCGCGAAGTTCATCGACCGCAACGGGCCGGGCTTGCAGCAACTGGCCTACCGGGTGACCGACATCGACGCCGTCTCCGCGTACCTCCGCGCCAAGGGACTGCGTTTGCTGTACGAGGCTGCACGGCCCGGAACCGCCGATTCCCGCATCAATTTCATCCACCCGAAGGATGCTGGCGGTGTGCTGATCGAGTTGGTCGAACCGAACGCGAATGTTACGCACTAG
- a CDS encoding ATP/GTP-binding protein: MPRRRPRSDRHADRWRSGSPLGDVFGRTEAGPDGDETYVVRTIPGSRASKTYRCPGCDHEIAPGVAHIVAWPADGGEDDRRHWHRGCWNARRTRRITRRWS; encoded by the coding sequence ATGCCCCGCCGGAGACCGCGTTCGGATCGCCACGCTGATCGCTGGCGGTCAGGTTCGCCGCTCGGGGACGTGTTCGGTCGCACGGAGGCGGGGCCGGACGGTGACGAGACGTACGTCGTCCGCACGATCCCGGGCAGTCGTGCGAGCAAGACCTACCGCTGCCCCGGCTGCGACCACGAGATCGCGCCCGGGGTCGCCCATATTGTCGCCTGGCCCGCCGACGGCGGTGAGGACGACCGAAGGCACTGGCATCGCGGGTGCTGGAACGCTCGGCGAACACGCAGAATCACCCGGCGCTGGTCCTGA
- the nucS gene encoding endonuclease NucS, which produces MRLVIARCQVDYVGRLTAHLPMARRLLLMKADGSVLVHSDGGSYKPLNWMSPPCWLDERNGDTPLPEGAKALWVVSNKAGEELRITVEDIEHDSSHELGVDPGLVKDGVEAHLQELLAEHVQTLGAGYTLVRREYMTAIGPVDLLCRDADGGTVAVEIKRRGEIDGVEQLTRYLELLNRDPLLAPVTGVFAAQQIKPQARTLAEDRGIRCLTLDYDALRGTESNEFRLF; this is translated from the coding sequence GTGCGCCTAGTGATTGCTCGCTGCCAGGTCGACTACGTAGGGCGACTCACCGCCCATCTTCCGATGGCCCGCAGGCTGCTGCTGATGAAAGCGGACGGCTCGGTGCTCGTGCACTCCGATGGCGGCTCCTACAAGCCGCTGAACTGGATGAGCCCCCCGTGCTGGCTGGACGAACGCAACGGCGACACGCCGCTCCCAGAGGGAGCGAAGGCGCTGTGGGTCGTCTCCAACAAGGCCGGGGAAGAACTCCGCATCACCGTCGAGGACATCGAGCACGACTCCTCGCACGAGCTGGGCGTCGATCCCGGCCTGGTGAAGGACGGGGTGGAGGCACACCTCCAGGAGTTGCTCGCCGAGCATGTACAGACGCTGGGCGCGGGCTACACGCTCGTCCGCCGCGAATACATGACCGCGATCGGGCCGGTGGACCTGCTGTGCCGGGACGCGGACGGCGGCACGGTCGCGGTCGAGATCAAGCGACGCGGCGAGATCGACGGCGTCGAACAGCTCACCCGTTACCTGGAGCTGCTCAACCGCGACCCCTTGCTCGCTCCGGTCACTGGCGTCTTCGCGGCCCAGCAGATCAAACCGCAGGCCCGCACGCTTGCCGAGGATCGCGGCATCCGCTGCCTCACACTCGATTACGACGCCCTGCGCGGCACGGAGAGCAATGAGTTCCGTCTGTTCTGA
- the murA gene encoding UDP-N-acetylglucosamine 1-carboxyvinyltransferase — MERFLVTGGNRLVGEVTVGGAKNSVLKLMAAALLAEGTTTITNCPDILDVPLMGDVLRGLGCDVTIDGGVVAITTPTEPKYHADFPAVTQFRASVCVLGPLMARCKRAVVALPGGDAIGSRPLDMHQAGLRLLGATSEIEHGCVVARADELQGARIRLDFPSVGATENILMAAVLAEGETVIDNAAREPDIVDLCNMLVRMGARISGAGTSVLTIQGVERLSPTTHRVIGDRIVAATWGIAAAMTLGDIRVTGVNPKHLSLVLDKLRSAGARISFEQEGFRVVQAERPRAVNFSTLPFPGFPTDLQPMAIGLASIADGTSMITENIFEARFRFVEEMIRLGADARTDGHHAVVRGIPRLSSAPVWSSDIRAGAGLVLAGLVADGTTEVHDVFHIDRGYPNFVEQLQALGGDVERVGAAD; from the coding sequence ATGGAACGGTTTTTGGTTACCGGCGGGAATAGACTCGTCGGTGAGGTCACGGTGGGGGGCGCCAAGAACAGCGTCCTCAAGCTGATGGCCGCTGCGTTGCTGGCCGAGGGCACCACCACGATCACGAACTGCCCGGACATCCTCGACGTGCCGCTGATGGGCGATGTCCTGCGCGGCCTCGGCTGCGACGTGACCATCGACGGCGGGGTCGTCGCCATCACCACGCCCACCGAGCCGAAGTACCACGCGGACTTCCCGGCGGTCACCCAGTTCCGTGCGTCGGTGTGTGTGCTCGGTCCACTGATGGCTCGGTGCAAGCGCGCTGTCGTCGCGCTGCCCGGTGGTGACGCGATCGGTTCCCGTCCGCTGGATATGCATCAGGCCGGCCTGCGTCTGCTCGGCGCGACCAGCGAGATCGAGCACGGCTGCGTAGTGGCGAGGGCCGACGAGCTGCAAGGCGCTCGGATCCGGCTCGATTTCCCTTCCGTCGGCGCGACCGAGAACATCCTCATGGCGGCGGTGCTCGCCGAGGGGGAGACGGTGATCGACAACGCCGCGCGCGAGCCCGACATCGTCGACCTGTGCAACATGCTCGTCCGGATGGGGGCGCGGATCAGCGGGGCGGGCACCTCGGTGCTCACCATCCAGGGCGTCGAGCGGCTCTCGCCCACCACCCACCGCGTCATCGGCGACCGCATCGTGGCCGCGACCTGGGGCATCGCCGCGGCTATGACGCTGGGAGACATCCGCGTCACCGGAGTCAACCCCAAGCACCTGTCACTGGTGCTGGACAAGCTGCGTTCCGCGGGTGCCCGGATCTCGTTCGAACAGGAGGGCTTCCGCGTGGTCCAGGCCGAGCGCCCGCGCGCGGTGAACTTCTCGACCCTGCCGTTCCCCGGTTTTCCGACCGACCTGCAGCCGATGGCCATCGGGCTCGCGTCCATCGCCGACGGGACCTCGATGATCACCGAGAACATCTTCGAAGCGCGCTTCCGCTTCGTGGAGGAGATGATCCGGCTCGGCGCCGACGCGCGCACCGACGGGCACCACGCGGTGGTGCGCGGGATTCCTAGGCTGTCGAGCGCTCCGGTGTGGTCGTCCGATATTCGGGCGGGCGCCGGGTTGGTACTCGCCGGGTTGGTCGCCGACGGCACCACCGAAGTGCACGACGTCTTCCACATCGATCGCGGCTATCCGAATTTCGTTGAGCAGCTGCAAGCCCTGGGGGGCGATGTAGAGCGCGTCGGAGCCGCGGATTGA
- a CDS encoding cob(I)yrinic acid a,c-diamide adenosyltransferase, protein MSVHLTRIYTRTGDDGTTGLSDFSRVAKTDPRLVAYADCDETNAAIGVAIALGQPEETMLAVLRQIQNDLFDAGADLSTPVVAEPKYPPLRVTQPYIDRLEAWCDEFNAELPALNSFILPGGTPLAALLHTARTVARRAERSAWAAIEVHPEETDALPAKYLNRLSDLLFILSRVANPGGDILWKPGGGRPSA, encoded by the coding sequence GTGAGCGTGCACTTGACGCGGATCTATACCCGGACCGGCGATGACGGGACCACGGGACTGAGCGACTTCTCCCGGGTCGCCAAGACCGACCCGCGCCTGGTCGCCTACGCCGACTGTGACGAGACGAACGCCGCCATCGGCGTGGCCATCGCGCTGGGACAGCCGGAGGAGACGATGCTGGCGGTACTGCGGCAGATCCAGAACGATCTGTTCGACGCGGGCGCCGACCTCTCCACACCCGTGGTCGCGGAGCCGAAATACCCGCCGTTGCGCGTGACCCAGCCCTACATCGACCGGCTCGAAGCATGGTGCGATGAGTTCAATGCCGAACTGCCCGCGCTGAACTCGTTCATCCTGCCCGGAGGTACGCCACTGGCGGCCCTGCTGCACACCGCTCGCACCGTTGCCCGCCGCGCGGAACGCTCCGCGTGGGCCGCGATCGAGGTGCACCCGGAGGAAACCGACGCCCTCCCCGCCAAGTACCTCAATCGGCTCTCGGACCTGCTGTTCATCCTGAGCCGGGTGGCCAATCCCGGCGGCGATATCCTGTGGAAGCCCGGTGGGGGCCGGCCGAGCGCCTGA
- a CDS encoding DUF2550 domain-containing protein: protein MVLLIILVLVLVFLALASTYRLIMLRRGGTAAILRVLPARGGQGWRHGLIRYDEDRLVFFKLTSLKLGPDSTIQRQGIEIGDRRGPRGDEYDIMTDDIAVIAVSDRTGGFELALDRDSLTAFLSWVESRPSDRTRRMPGL, encoded by the coding sequence ATGGTTCTCCTGATCATTCTGGTGCTCGTGCTCGTGTTCCTCGCGCTGGCCTCGACCTATCGCCTGATCATGTTGCGCCGTGGCGGAACTGCCGCGATTCTGCGGGTCTTACCCGCCCGCGGTGGCCAGGGTTGGCGGCACGGGTTGATCCGCTACGACGAGGACCGGCTCGTCTTCTTCAAGCTCACCAGCCTCAAACTCGGTCCGGATTCCACAATTCAGCGTCAAGGCATCGAGATCGGTGATCGCCGCGGCCCGCGCGGTGACGAGTACGACATCATGACCGACGATATCGCTGTGATCGCGGTGTCGGACCGGACCGGCGGCTTCGAGTTGGCACTCGATCGCGACTCCCTGACCGCCTTTCTTTCCTGGGTGGAATCCCGCCCTTCCGACCGCACCCGGCGTATGCCGGGTTTGTAG
- a CDS encoding F0F1 ATP synthase subunit epsilon, translated as MSVDLVAVERLLWSGQASFVSAQTTEGQIGIMPGHEPLLGQLVEGGTVNIVSSEGERIVAAVHGGFFSVTANSVRVLAESAEFADEVDVEAARRVLADAEASEEQQKAAQARVRAVEQTSNA; from the coding sequence ATGTCGGTCGATCTCGTCGCGGTCGAACGACTGCTCTGGTCCGGCCAGGCATCGTTCGTCAGCGCGCAGACCACCGAGGGCCAGATCGGCATCATGCCGGGGCACGAGCCGCTGCTCGGCCAGCTGGTCGAAGGCGGCACCGTGAACATCGTGTCCAGCGAGGGCGAGCGGATCGTCGCGGCGGTGCACGGTGGTTTCTTCTCGGTGACCGCGAATTCGGTTCGGGTACTGGCCGAGTCGGCGGAGTTCGCCGACGAGGTCGATGTCGAGGCGGCCCGCCGGGTGCTGGCCGACGCGGAGGCCAGTGAAGAGCAGCAGAAGGCGGCTCAGGCCCGGGTGCGCGCGGTCGAGCAGACCTCGAACGCGTAA
- the atpD gene encoding F0F1 ATP synthase subunit beta, with the protein MTAAVTQDKSRTGAATGRVARVIGPVVDVEFPRGAIPELFNALHAEIALTSVAKTLTLEVAQHLGDNIVRTISMQPTDGLVRGATVTNTGKPISVPVGDVVKGHVFNALGDCLDTPGLGREGEQWGIHRKPPSFDQLEGKTEILETGIKVIDLLTPYVKGGKIGLFGGAGVGKTVLIQEMITRIAREFSGTSVFAGVGERTREGTDLRLEMEEMGVLPDTALVFGQMDEPPGTRMRVALSALTMAEYFRDVQHQDVLLFIDNIFRFTQAGSEVSTLLGRMPSAVGYQPTLADEMGELQERITSTRGRSITSLQAIYVPADDYTDPAPATTFAHLDATTELSRPISQKGIYPAVDPLTSTSRILEASIVGDRHFAVANEVKRILQKYKELQDIIAILGMDELSEEDKVLVGRARRLEKFLGQNFIVAEKFTGQVGSVVPLEQTIDDFDRVCKGEFDHFPEQAFNSCGGLDDVEAAAKKIAGK; encoded by the coding sequence ATGACCGCAGCTGTCACTCAAGACAAGAGCCGGACCGGCGCCGCCACTGGCCGCGTCGCCCGGGTCATCGGCCCCGTCGTGGACGTCGAATTCCCGCGCGGAGCCATCCCCGAGCTGTTCAACGCCCTGCACGCCGAGATCGCGCTGACCTCGGTGGCCAAGACCCTGACCCTCGAGGTTGCCCAGCACCTCGGCGACAACATCGTGCGCACCATCTCGATGCAGCCGACCGACGGTCTGGTCCGTGGCGCCACCGTCACCAACACCGGCAAGCCGATCTCGGTGCCGGTCGGCGACGTGGTCAAGGGCCACGTCTTCAACGCGCTGGGCGACTGCCTGGACACCCCCGGCCTCGGCCGCGAAGGCGAGCAGTGGGGCATCCACCGCAAGCCGCCGTCATTCGACCAGCTCGAGGGCAAGACCGAGATCCTGGAGACGGGCATCAAGGTCATCGACCTGCTCACCCCGTACGTGAAGGGTGGCAAGATCGGTCTGTTCGGTGGCGCCGGTGTCGGCAAGACCGTTCTGATCCAGGAGATGATCACCCGTATCGCGCGGGAGTTCTCCGGTACCTCCGTGTTCGCCGGCGTCGGTGAGCGCACCCGTGAGGGCACCGACCTCCGCTTGGAGATGGAAGAGATGGGCGTCCTCCCGGACACCGCCCTCGTCTTCGGCCAGATGGACGAGCCGCCGGGCACCCGTATGCGCGTCGCCCTCTCGGCCCTGACCATGGCCGAATACTTCCGCGACGTGCAACACCAGGACGTGCTGCTGTTCATCGACAACATCTTCCGGTTCACCCAGGCCGGTTCCGAGGTGTCCACCCTGCTCGGCCGCATGCCCTCGGCCGTCGGTTACCAGCCGACGCTGGCCGACGAGATGGGTGAGCTGCAGGAGCGCATCACCTCGACCCGCGGTCGGTCCATCACCTCGCTGCAGGCCATCTACGTGCCCGCCGACGACTACACCGACCCGGCGCCCGCCACCACCTTCGCCCACTTGGACGCGACGACCGAGCTCTCCCGCCCGATCTCGCAGAAGGGCATCTACCCGGCTGTCGACCCGCTGACCTCGACCTCCCGCATCCTGGAGGCATCGATCGTCGGCGACCGGCACTTCGCGGTGGCCAACGAGGTGAAGCGGATCCTGCAGAAGTACAAGGAGCTGCAGGACATCATCGCCATTCTCGGTATGGACGAGCTCTCCGAAGAGGACAAGGTCCTCGTCGGTCGCGCCCGCCGTCTGGAGAAGTTCCTCGGCCAGAACTTCATCGTGGCCGAGAAGTTCACCGGCCAGGTCGGTTCGGTCGTGCCGCTGGAGCAGACCATCGACGACTTCGACCGGGTCTGCAAGGGCGAGTTCGACCACTTCCCGGAGCAGGCGTTCAACAGCTGCGGTGGTCTGGATGACGTCGAGGCTGCTGCCAAGAAGATCGCCGGAAAGTAG
- a CDS encoding F0F1 ATP synthase subunit gamma produces MASLRELRSRIRGVNSIKKITKAQELIATSRISKAQARVAAAKPYAEEITKVLSELASASKNLSHPLLTERPNPRRAAVLVITSDSGMCGGYNSNVLKRAEELMTTLRDEGKEPVLYVMGNKGLTYYTFRNRPFVSAWTGFSQQPKYTDASAACHHLVDAFMAGSDGEVPHPHGTGDIAGVDELHIVYTRFVSMLTQTPEVRRLAPIQVSFVDENFDLGEDMVSDSPTAEVHAQYEFEPDADVLLAALLPKYINTRIYASLLEAAASESAARRTAMKAATDNANELASVLQREANSVRQAQITQEISEIVGGVNALAASSDRD; encoded by the coding sequence ATGGCAAGCTTGCGTGAATTGCGCTCCCGCATTCGTGGTGTGAATTCGATCAAGAAGATCACCAAGGCTCAAGAGCTGATCGCGACCTCGCGCATCTCCAAGGCCCAGGCCAGGGTCGCGGCGGCGAAGCCGTACGCGGAGGAGATCACCAAGGTCCTCAGTGAGCTGGCGAGCGCGTCGAAGAATCTGTCGCACCCGCTGCTGACCGAGCGCCCGAACCCGCGTCGGGCGGCGGTGCTGGTGATCACCAGTGACAGCGGTATGTGCGGTGGCTACAACTCGAACGTGCTCAAGCGCGCCGAAGAGCTGATGACCACGCTGCGCGACGAGGGCAAGGAGCCGGTGCTCTATGTCATGGGCAACAAGGGCCTGACGTACTACACCTTCCGCAACCGCCCGTTCGTCTCCGCCTGGACCGGGTTCTCGCAGCAGCCGAAGTACACCGATGCCTCGGCCGCCTGCCACCACTTGGTGGATGCGTTCATGGCCGGGTCAGACGGCGAGGTTCCCCACCCGCACGGGACGGGCGACATCGCCGGAGTGGATGAACTGCACATCGTCTACACCCGCTTCGTGTCGATGCTGACCCAGACACCGGAGGTGCGCCGGTTGGCGCCCATCCAGGTGAGCTTCGTCGACGAGAACTTCGACCTGGGCGAGGACATGGTGTCGGATTCGCCGACCGCGGAAGTCCACGCGCAGTACGAATTCGAGCCCGACGCCGATGTGCTGCTGGCGGCGCTGCTGCCGAAGTACATCAATACGCGTATCTACGCGTCGTTGCTCGAGGCAGCGGCATCCGAGTCCGCGGCTCGGCGCACCGCAATGAAGGCCGCCACCGACAACGCCAACGAACTGGCCAGTGTGCTACAGCGCGAGGCGAACTCGGTGCGTCAGGCCCAGATCACGCAGGAAATCAGCGAAATCGTCGGCGGCGTGAACGCGCTGGCGGCGAGCTCGGACCGCGACTAA